A stretch of the Actinoalloteichus fjordicus genome encodes the following:
- a CDS encoding TetR/AcrR family transcriptional regulator produces the protein MDYDAVPDSLRRLWRLPSPPARLGRKSTLDVETVVATAVRLADAGGLDAATLPRVAEELGVTAMSLYRYVGSKQELLQLMMDAASKPGAASASGAGWREGLRSWAVDLWELYRGRPWVPRVPVYSTPSGPNQIAWLERGLAQLASSRLGWGERLAALTLLNGFARHSVLLTQDLAEGRPPGQTQAESEQQYAVALRDLVDPERFPHTASMFASGVLAASDASSEETAREDFAAGLELVLDGLAVRIGDVPDTD, from the coding sequence ATGGACTACGACGCCGTACCCGACTCTCTTCGCAGGCTGTGGCGGTTGCCGTCACCCCCGGCTCGGCTGGGGCGCAAGTCGACGCTGGACGTGGAGACGGTGGTTGCCACCGCTGTACGGCTTGCCGACGCCGGGGGTCTCGACGCGGCGACCCTGCCGAGGGTGGCGGAGGAACTGGGCGTCACCGCCATGTCCCTGTACCGCTACGTGGGCTCGAAACAGGAGCTGCTGCAGCTCATGATGGACGCCGCGAGCAAGCCCGGTGCCGCATCGGCGAGCGGGGCAGGCTGGCGCGAAGGACTGCGATCGTGGGCCGTCGACCTGTGGGAGTTGTATCGAGGGCGACCGTGGGTTCCCCGCGTCCCGGTCTACAGCACGCCATCCGGGCCGAATCAGATCGCCTGGCTCGAACGAGGCCTCGCCCAGCTCGCGTCCAGCCGACTCGGCTGGGGCGAGAGACTCGCGGCGCTCACCCTGCTGAACGGCTTCGCGCGTCACTCCGTCCTGTTGACACAGGATCTCGCCGAGGGGCGTCCACCCGGCCAGACGCAGGCCGAGAGCGAGCAGCAGTACGCAGTCGCGCTGCGGGACCTCGTCGACCCGGAGCGATTTCCGCACACCGCGTCGATGTTCGCCTCCGGGGTGCTCGCCGCTTCGGACGCATCCTCGGAGGAGACCGCACGCGAAGACTTCGCCGCAGGCCTCGAACTGGTGCTAGACGGACTCGCAGTACGGATCGGTGACGTACCGGACACAGACTGA
- a CDS encoding DUF418 domain-containing protein, with protein MTRPAAPRVHDIDALRGFALLGIFAVNITFMASAYPANLVDDPAFAAPLDDTARFVVAALFSMKFYLLFSFLFGYSFVFQMEAAQRAGQGFGGRMLRRIGGLFLIGAASLILLGGDILTTYALAALVLLAMHRVRDVVALRTACGIYAVVVTSLVTSALFLDRSAFVPAHDEALVNAAAQTQGMLGPFADIVRGNIDGLGFHAVQAISLQGPTALAMFLLGMVVARRGVLATLTGNEPVLRLIQLIGFPIGLAGGVTYAALGAHADTLATAVSVATAPFLAAAYLATLVRAMHSPRIAWLRSLLAPAGRVALTNYLMQALIGVALFNGIGLGLAGQMSPPLLLAMTVAVFMVQVAASIWWLRSHRYGPAEYLLRWITDWRRPVRR; from the coding sequence ATGACACGACCGGCAGCCCCGCGCGTCCACGACATCGACGCACTCCGCGGGTTCGCACTGCTCGGGATCTTCGCCGTCAACATCACGTTCATGGCCTCGGCATACCCGGCCAACCTGGTCGACGATCCGGCCTTCGCCGCACCGCTCGACGACACCGCCCGCTTCGTGGTCGCAGCGCTGTTCTCGATGAAGTTCTATCTGCTCTTCTCCTTCCTCTTCGGGTACAGCTTCGTGTTCCAGATGGAAGCCGCGCAGCGCGCAGGCCAGGGCTTCGGGGGGCGGATGCTCCGCAGGATCGGGGGCCTGTTCCTGATCGGGGCTGCGAGCCTGATCCTGCTCGGCGGCGACATCCTGACGACCTATGCGCTGGCAGCACTGGTGCTGCTGGCGATGCATCGCGTTCGCGACGTGGTCGCGCTGCGCACCGCCTGCGGGATCTACGCGGTGGTGGTGACGTCGCTCGTCACGAGCGCGCTGTTCCTCGACCGCTCGGCGTTCGTCCCTGCCCACGACGAGGCGCTTGTCAACGCGGCGGCACAGACACAGGGCATGCTCGGCCCGTTCGCCGACATCGTGCGGGGCAACATCGACGGCCTCGGATTCCATGCCGTCCAGGCCATCTCGCTACAGGGGCCGACGGCACTCGCGATGTTCCTTCTCGGCATGGTGGTCGCGCGCCGAGGAGTCCTGGCGACGCTGACCGGGAATGAGCCGGTCCTACGACTAATCCAGTTGATCGGTTTCCCGATCGGCCTGGCTGGCGGCGTGACGTATGCGGCCCTCGGCGCCCATGCCGACACTCTCGCCACCGCCGTCAGCGTGGCCACCGCCCCGTTCCTGGCCGCCGCGTACCTGGCCACCCTGGTGCGTGCCATGCACAGTCCCCGGATCGCCTGGCTCCGGAGCCTGCTGGCACCGGCAGGCCGCGTGGCGCTGACGAATTACCTGATGCAGGCACTGATCGGGGTGGCGTTGTTCAACGGCATCGGGCTCGGACTCGCGGGACAGATGTCCCCGCCCCTGCTGCTGGCCATGACAGTCGCCGTCTTCATGGTCCAGGTCGCCGCGAGCATCTGGTGGCTCCGCAGCCATCGATACGGTCCGGCCGAGTACCTGCTCCGCTGGATCACCGACTGGCGCCGACCCGTGCGGCGGTGA
- the gyrA gene encoding DNA gyrase subunit A, with product MTETLPPEGDRIELVDIQQEMQRSYIDYAMSVIVARALPDVRDGLKPVHRRVLYAMYDSGYRPDRGYVKCSRVVGDVMGNYHPHGDSSIYDALVRLAQSWSMRHPLIDGQGNFGSPGNDPAAAMRYTESRLTPLAMQMLADIDEETVDFSDNYDGRTQEPDVLPARVPNLLVNGGGGIAVGMATNIPPHNLREVAAGVVWALENWDASDEETLAALMQRIKGPDFPTHGLVLGTSGIEDAYRTGRGSIRTRAVVEMEEDAKGRAILIVTELPYQVNPDNLVENIAALVRDGKISGIADIADESNQRRGMRIVITLKRDAVAKVVLNNLYKHTQLQTSFGVNMLALVDGVPRTLRLDQVIRHYVRHQVEVIVRRTRYRLRKAEERAHILRGLVKALDALDEVIALIRRSDTPDIARTGLIELLTVDEVQANAILEMQLRRLAALERQKIVNELAEIEREIADLQDILDRPERQRRIIRDELMVVVDKHGEDRRTRVIPYDGEVAVEDLIAVEDVVVTITRTGYAKRTRTDLYRAQKRGGKGVQGAALKQDDIVAHFFVCSTHDWILFFTNKGRVYRTRAFDLPEASRNARGQHVANLLAFQPDEHIAQVMQIKDYTAAPYLTLATKKGLVKKSRLSDFDSNRAGGLIGVNLRDDDELVGAVLCSDDDDLLLVSAEGQSIRFHATDEVLRPMGRATSGVLGMRFNEGDELLAMGVVRADRFVLVATDGGYAKRTPIDDYPVQGRGGKGVLTIQYDRRRGRLVGALIVDLEDELYAITSTGGVIRTTAKEVRKAGRQTKGVRLMNLGDGTTLLAVARNAEEAADPDAAGDDSARQSLVAGSSDQTASAGKDQP from the coding sequence ATGACCGAGACCCTGCCGCCGGAGGGCGACCGCATCGAGCTGGTCGACATCCAGCAGGAGATGCAGCGCTCCTACATCGACTATGCGATGAGCGTCATCGTCGCCAGAGCGCTGCCCGACGTGCGCGACGGGCTCAAGCCGGTGCATCGTCGGGTGCTCTACGCCATGTACGACTCCGGCTACCGGCCGGATCGGGGTTACGTCAAGTGCTCACGCGTGGTGGGCGACGTGATGGGCAACTACCACCCGCATGGCGACTCGTCGATCTACGACGCCCTTGTTCGACTCGCTCAGTCGTGGTCGATGCGGCATCCGCTGATCGACGGACAGGGCAACTTCGGCTCTCCCGGCAACGACCCGGCTGCCGCGATGCGGTACACCGAGAGCAGGCTCACGCCGTTGGCCATGCAGATGCTGGCCGACATCGACGAGGAGACCGTCGACTTCTCGGACAACTACGACGGCCGGACGCAGGAGCCGGACGTCCTGCCTGCTCGAGTGCCGAACCTGCTGGTCAACGGCGGCGGCGGCATCGCCGTCGGCATGGCGACCAACATCCCCCCGCACAACCTGCGGGAGGTCGCCGCAGGCGTCGTCTGGGCATTGGAGAACTGGGACGCCTCCGACGAGGAGACCCTGGCCGCGCTCATGCAGCGGATCAAGGGCCCCGACTTCCCCACCCACGGACTCGTCCTGGGCACCTCGGGCATCGAGGACGCCTACCGCACCGGCCGCGGCTCCATCCGGACGCGGGCCGTGGTGGAGATGGAGGAGGACGCCAAGGGGCGCGCCATCCTGATCGTCACCGAGCTGCCGTACCAGGTGAACCCGGACAACCTGGTCGAGAACATCGCCGCCCTGGTGCGCGACGGGAAGATCAGCGGCATCGCCGACATCGCCGACGAGTCCAACCAGCGGCGCGGCATGCGGATCGTGATCACGCTGAAGCGGGACGCGGTCGCCAAGGTGGTGCTGAACAACCTCTACAAGCACACCCAGCTGCAGACCTCCTTCGGCGTGAACATGCTGGCGCTGGTCGACGGCGTGCCGCGCACGCTGCGTCTCGACCAGGTCATCCGCCACTACGTGCGGCACCAGGTCGAGGTCATCGTCCGCCGGACGCGCTACCGGCTGCGCAAGGCCGAGGAGCGGGCCCACATCCTGCGTGGTCTGGTCAAGGCGCTCGACGCGCTGGACGAGGTCATCGCCCTCATCCGCCGCTCGGACACTCCCGACATCGCGCGGACCGGGCTGATCGAGCTGCTCACGGTCGACGAGGTCCAGGCCAACGCGATCCTGGAGATGCAGCTCCGGAGGCTGGCGGCCCTCGAACGGCAGAAGATCGTCAACGAGCTCGCCGAGATCGAGCGGGAGATCGCCGACCTCCAGGACATCCTCGACCGGCCGGAGCGGCAGCGACGGATCATCCGGGACGAACTGATGGTCGTCGTCGACAAGCATGGCGAGGACCGTCGGACCAGGGTCATCCCCTATGACGGCGAGGTCGCCGTCGAGGACCTGATCGCGGTCGAGGACGTCGTGGTCACGATCACCCGGACGGGGTACGCGAAGCGCACCAGGACCGACCTCTACCGGGCGCAGAAGCGTGGCGGCAAGGGCGTGCAGGGCGCCGCGCTCAAGCAGGACGACATCGTGGCGCACTTCTTCGTGTGCTCGACCCACGACTGGATACTGTTCTTCACCAACAAGGGACGGGTCTACCGCACCAGGGCGTTCGACCTGCCCGAGGCCAGCCGCAACGCGCGGGGACAGCATGTCGCCAACCTGCTCGCCTTCCAGCCGGACGAGCACATCGCCCAGGTGATGCAGATCAAGGACTACACGGCTGCGCCCTACCTCACGCTCGCGACGAAGAAGGGCCTGGTCAAGAAGTCCAGGCTGTCCGACTTCGACTCGAACCGGGCGGGTGGCCTCATCGGCGTCAACCTGCGGGACGACGACGAGCTGGTCGGTGCGGTGCTGTGCTCCGACGACGACGACCTGCTGCTGGTCTCGGCCGAGGGACAGTCGATCCGGTTCCACGCCACCGACGAGGTTTTGCGCCCGATGGGGCGGGCAACCTCAGGCGTGCTCGGGATGCGGTTCAACGAGGGCGACGAACTCCTGGCAATGGGCGTCGTGCGCGCCGACCGGTTCGTGCTGGTGGCGACGGACGGCGGCTATGCCAAGCGCACGCCCATCGACGACTACCCGGTGCAGGGTCGGGGTGGAAAGGGCGTGCTGACCATCCAGTACGACCGTAGGCGTGGCAGGCTTGTCGGTGCGCTCATCGTCGACCTGGAGGATGAGCTGTACGCCATCACCTCCACGGGCGGTGTGATCCGCACGACCGCCAAGGAGGTCAGGAAGGCAGGCAGGCAGACCAAGGGAGTCCGGCTGATGAACCTCGGCGACGGCACCACCCTGCTCGCGGTCGCGCGCAATGCGGAAGAGGCCGCCGACCCGGACGCTGCGGGCGATGACTCGGCCAGACAGAGCCTGGTAGCCGGCTCCTCTGACCAGACTGCGTCGGCCGGGAAGGACCAGCCATGA
- a CDS encoding class I SAM-dependent methyltransferase, whose amino-acid sequence MDEYDEAIAANRANWDQRADVHARSQMYDVAGLLADSSFISEVVRNDLAVLAPHVPGGTVAGKSLLHLQCHIGSDTICWARLGAVDVHGLDLSPNSLAHARRLSDADGARLTLVEGDARRASELIDRRFEVIVTSAGTIVWLPELRSWARSIHDLLEPGGVFMVRDDHPILGAMGFEPWQVTGDYLSGGGTNTYDEAATYTDGPTDTITHTVNHEWRHDLAEVTGALLEAGLVIEALGEHPFMDWPAFEGLVSCPEGWRLPTGVPRIPLNFSVVARRPR is encoded by the coding sequence ATGGACGAGTACGACGAGGCAATCGCGGCGAATCGAGCGAACTGGGATCAACGTGCCGACGTCCACGCGCGGTCACAGATGTACGACGTGGCGGGTCTGCTCGCGGACTCGTCGTTCATCTCCGAGGTGGTGCGCAACGACCTCGCCGTCCTGGCGCCGCATGTGCCGGGCGGGACGGTCGCCGGGAAGTCGTTGCTGCACCTGCAGTGCCACATCGGCTCCGACACCATCTGCTGGGCTCGGCTGGGCGCGGTGGACGTCCACGGCCTGGACCTGTCCCCGAACTCGCTGGCACATGCTCGGCGTCTCTCCGATGCCGACGGTGCCCGGCTCACGCTGGTCGAAGGCGATGCGCGCAGGGCATCGGAGCTCATCGACCGTCGTTTCGAGGTGATCGTCACGAGCGCGGGCACCATCGTCTGGCTGCCGGAACTGCGATCCTGGGCCCGATCGATCCACGACCTGCTCGAACCGGGCGGGGTGTTCATGGTCCGTGACGATCACCCGATCCTGGGAGCCATGGGATTCGAGCCGTGGCAGGTGACCGGGGACTATCTCAGCGGCGGCGGCACGAACACCTACGACGAGGCCGCCACCTACACCGACGGCCCCACGGACACCATCACGCACACTGTCAACCACGAGTGGCGCCACGACCTGGCCGAGGTGACCGGTGCGCTGCTCGAGGCCGGACTGGTGATCGAGGCGCTCGGGGAGCATCCGTTCATGGACTGGCCTGCCTTCGAGGGCCTGGTGTCCTGCCCGGAGGGGTGGCGACTCCCGACGGGCGTTCCTCGAATTCCGCTGAACTTCTCGGTGGTCGCCCGACGCCCTCGGTGA
- a CDS encoding DUF2020 domain-containing protein, with protein sequence MKNSVLVAVVLAGAAVALAGCASQDAQSQPDTPGTVTSTTIVHDDGAPPPPVEPVADGPCPYLDAALVEQVNGQRLGEVRIGDDEPHPSCFFARPDGGDQLTVRVFVGEPQTAKALVDEQAPVDSSQLAEVDGGWTGGRISGDDGSVFAVYKDETAVVVWTNQQQSFPAQTVVETVIADLAL encoded by the coding sequence ATGAAGAACTCGGTTCTTGTCGCGGTGGTTCTGGCGGGCGCCGCCGTCGCCCTCGCAGGCTGTGCGTCCCAGGACGCGCAGTCCCAGCCGGACACGCCGGGCACGGTGACGTCGACGACCATCGTGCACGACGACGGAGCGCCGCCGCCTCCGGTCGAGCCGGTGGCCGACGGGCCGTGTCCCTACCTGGACGCGGCATTAGTGGAGCAGGTCAACGGGCAGCGCCTCGGCGAGGTACGGATCGGTGATGACGAACCGCATCCCTCCTGCTTCTTCGCTCGACCCGACGGCGGCGATCAGCTGACCGTCCGCGTGTTCGTCGGGGAGCCGCAGACCGCCAAGGCGCTGGTGGACGAGCAGGCGCCCGTCGACTCGTCGCAGCTCGCCGAGGTCGACGGCGGCTGGACCGGCGGCAGGATCAGCGGCGACGACGGCTCCGTCTTCGCCGTCTACAAGGACGAGACCGCGGTCGTCGTGTGGACCAATCAGCAGCAGAGCTTCCCGGCTCAGACGGTCGTCGAGACGGTCATCGCCGACCTCGCGCTCTGA
- a CDS encoding DUF3566 domain-containing protein encodes MAGQPSAQSSTQSPDAMKSSGYASSGAPAGPSTGAGGGEATTMTQPVGSGQQPGAGRGAVTFPAGNVRTPGQPPGAAPGVQPPQARPAGSAPSGGGRRPGRGPRRASLQIKRIDPWSVLKLTLVLSMAMFVVWLIAVGVLYGVLDGMQVWDQLNGTYNDLAGESADSALISAGRVFGVAAIIGAVNIVLFTALATVGAFVYNVSADLAGGIEVTLSERD; translated from the coding sequence GTGGCCGGGCAGCCCTCCGCTCAGTCCTCCACTCAGTCTCCTGACGCGATGAAGTCGTCCGGGTACGCTTCGAGTGGGGCACCCGCAGGCCCGTCCACGGGCGCGGGGGGAGGCGAGGCGACGACCATGACGCAACCCGTGGGCAGCGGTCAGCAACCCGGTGCCGGTCGCGGCGCCGTGACCTTCCCCGCAGGCAACGTTCGCACGCCAGGGCAGCCGCCGGGCGCCGCACCCGGAGTCCAGCCGCCGCAGGCGAGGCCTGCAGGCAGCGCGCCGAGCGGCGGCGGCCGTCGACCAGGGCGCGGACCTCGTCGGGCGAGCCTCCAGATCAAGCGCATCGACCCCTGGTCGGTGCTCAAGCTCACCCTCGTGCTGTCGATGGCGATGTTCGTCGTCTGGCTGATCGCGGTCGGCGTGCTCTACGGCGTCCTCGACGGGATGCAGGTGTGGGATCAGCTCAACGGCACCTACAACGACCTGGCGGGCGAGAGCGCGGACAGCGCGCTGATCAGCGCGGGTCGGGTGTTCGGCGTCGCGGCGATCATCGGCGCGGTGAACATCGTGCTCTTCACCGCGCTCGCCACCGTCGGCGCCTTCGTCTACAACGTGTCGGCGGATCTGGCAGGCGGCATCGAGGTCACGCTCTCCGAGCGCGACTGA